A region from the Paludicola sp. MB14-C6 genome encodes:
- a CDS encoding ABC transporter ATP-binding protein — protein MITVEINDAYKEIKGNVILNHVNMQLKSGHIYGFWGKNASGKTMLFRAITGLIYLNHGEIKVFGQTIGKDTDYPNDLGLIIENIGLWNDYTGFENLKLLASINNKINDEEIKNTLSRVGLDPDDKRKYKKYSLGMKQKLAIAQAIMEKPKLLVLDEPTNALDEESCKNVRNILVEQKERGATVLIASHNRDDIDALADEIYQVSSGKVSIMNNEKAGSKNENES, from the coding sequence ATGATTACAGTTGAAATAAATGATGCATACAAAGAAATAAAGGGCAATGTAATTTTAAACCATGTAAATATGCAACTAAAATCAGGTCATATATATGGCTTTTGGGGTAAAAATGCTTCGGGTAAGACAATGCTATTTCGTGCTATAACCGGTTTGATTTATTTAAATCATGGAGAAATAAAAGTCTTTGGACAAACAATTGGTAAAGATACAGACTATCCCAATGATCTAGGATTAATTATTGAAAATATAGGGCTGTGGAATGATTATACTGGATTCGAAAATTTAAAATTACTTGCATCTATTAATAATAAAATTAACGATGAAGAAATTAAAAATACATTATCTCGTGTGGGACTAGATCCAGATGACAAACGCAAATATAAAAAGTATTCTTTAGGTATGAAACAAAAACTAGCTATCGCACAAGCAATTATGGAGAAGCCTAAATTGCTTGTTTTAGATGAACCAACAAATGCATTAGATGAGGAAAGTTGCAAGAATGTGAGAAACATTTTAGTCGAACAAAAAGAACGTGGAGCAACTGTACTTATTGCGAGCCATAACCGAGATGATATTGATGCTTTGGCTGATGAAATATACCAAGTTAGTTCTGGTAAAGTATCTATTATGAATAATGAAAAGGCGGGTAGTAAAAATGAAAACGAAAGTTAA